TGGGGGAATGCAATAACAGGACAACTCTTGGTTTTACACTCcacaaaactgcattttatggaaaagtagcaagaagaaagaaatTGTTGTAAGGACGCCAAaataagtcctgtttgcagttgcCGCAAGCCACAGTTGTGAATTGCCACAGGATATGTGTGAAAAAGatgttttggtcagatgagacaaaaatatttttttggtcCACTTGCAAAATTCTATGTATGGCAGAAAAGCACCACTTTACATCACCTGGCCTGAGGATATCATCCTGACTACGAAAGGAGGTGAAGACATGCTGTGGagatcattttcttcagctgggacAGGGAACTGGTTagggttgatgggaagatggatggagctagatacaaggcaatcctggaaaaGATCTAGACGGTGCAAAAGACCTCGGAAAGATTCTGAGCTTTTACCAGGGCAATGACCGtaaacatacaggcagagcAATAATGGAATGGTTAGAATAAAGCATGttcatttgttagaatggcacagtcaaagtctagaccaaaACCCATTTGAGAatctaatctgactgaccttgacctgttttgcaaaaaaaggaTGGGCAAAAATCTCTAGATGCGCAGTActaataaaactgtttaaaagcaTGCATCGTTTCCTGCATCTGTCTTTCCATTCTACCACTATTTTCTCTGTATCCAGTGTTTCAGTCTAACATGTTCCTCCCCTGCATTGCTTGCATTGTGCATGTGCAACAAGATCAGTGTAACTGCAGGAGGCGCTATGGACAGGTCTGCAACCATCTCTGTCTGCATCTCCCCACCCACAGCCAAAtcctccctctccctctccctAGCCTCCATCACCCAGCTCTGCAGAGGAGGTGTCCTCGCAGTGTGCCTCCCCTCCTCTCTGATGGTGTTATTGTCCCAGTTTTTGTGGCTCCCTAATCTACAGTACATGACCTCTAGTCACATGTAATGGTCAGAGGAGCCAGTGTAAGGTTGTACCCTTAACCCCATTGCCATTGCTTCCTCTGAAACAATCAGATATGTGTGTGTGGCAAAATTAACACCTCCTGATGTTACATGGAGGAAATCTTATACCATCTCCCAAAATATTTCCTACAAGGGGTGCTGTCAGCTTCTTCACCACAGTTATTACAATACAATCTGCATAAATGTCCCTTCTTTTGGTGTCCTGTCACCTAATCACCACCCCTCCTCACTTAGGTGGAGCTGGGCAGCCAGTCAGGTCAATATGGCCCAGCTCAACCAGTTAGGTTTCCGAAACCCTCTTAGCTCCATGGGTCTATTTTGTCCCATTAGACATCCCTCCATTATGTCTGAAATCACACATGTATGTCCTGCTGCACCATTTCTCCATGTACAGGGGGCGCTGTTTTAGACTCCCCCATTGCTGCCATCTCCTCTATTTCTGTCTCCCCTCTCCTTCCCCATCAACCATCTTAGCTTCTCTTGTGTTCTCTGACTCCCACTTTCCTTCCCCTCCCCCCTCCCATCTCCTTTCCCCAGCCTTTTGCCTCCCCCTCGCCACCCTTTTTCTCCCCTCTTCCCCCGTTGGAAGGCTGTTAAACACTCTTTCTGCACACAGTACTGCAGATGAGGCCTCCGCCTCCCCCACAGTCTTTCAGGCCTCTCTCTCGTGCTCTCCTTCAGACTCTCCCACATCTTCTCAACACCTCTCTCCCTCTCCCTCCTTATAACAGCATAGCAACACGGACTAGCCAGCCAAAGAGGTTCTTGCTTCCCTCTTGTGCTGGGGTAATTTCCCTCCATTTTCGGTCATTCATCCCACAGTGGCACATGGTGAGattgtaatgaaaataaatatataagatGTGCATCCAATATTACACAAGAAATTTGAGTTGTGGCAAGACTGAGTACTAAGAAGTTCTGATTCTTACCAGCTcttgtacactgctcaaaaaaataaagggaacacttaaacaacacaatatagctccaagtaaatcaaacttctgtgaaatcaaactgtccacttaggaagcaacactgactgacaatcaatttcacatgttgttgttcaaatggaaaagacaacagggggaaatctttggcaattagcaagacactcaataaaggagtggatctgcaggtggggaccacagaccacttctcagtatctatgctttctggctgatgttttggtcacttttgaatgttggtggtgctttcatgAGATGGATCTACAActcacacaagtggctcaggtagggcagctcatccaggatggcacatcaatgccagctgtggcaagaaggtttgctgtctgtcagtgtagtgtccagaTCCTGGaagcgctaccaggagacaggccagtacaccaggagacgtggaggaggccgtaggagggcaacaacccagcagcaggaccgctacctccatctttgtgcaaggaggaacaggaggagcactgccagagccctgcaaaatgacctccagcaggccacaaatgtgcatgtgtctgcacaaacggttagaaaccgactccatgaagatggtatgagggcccgacgtccacaaatgggggttgtcctcacagcccaacaccgtgcaggacgcttggcatttgccagagaaaacCAGGATTGggaaattcaccactggcgccctgtgctcttcacagatgaaagcaggttcacactgagcacatgtgacagacgtgacagagtctggagacaccgtggagagtgatctgctgcctgcaacatccttcagcatgaccggtttggcagtgggtcagcaTTCTTTGGTGGgtcgcatggccctccatgtgctcgccagaggtaacctgactgccattaggtaccgagatgagatcctcagactccttgtgagaccatatgctggtgcggttggccctgggttcctcctaatgcaggacaatgttagacctcatgtggctggagtttgtcagcagttcctgcaagatgaagacattgaagctatggactggcccgcccgttcccagacctgaatccgattgagcacatctgggacatcatgtctcgctccatccaccaacgtcacgttgcaccacagactgtccaggagttggtggatgctttagtccaggtctggaaggagatccttcaggagaccatccgccgtctcatcaggagcatatCCAGgtattgtagggaggtcatacaggcatgtggaggccacacacaatactgagcctcattttgacttgttttaaggacattacatcaaagttggatcagcctgtagtgtgtttttacactttaattttgtgtgtgactccaaatccaggcctcctttggttaataaatttgatttccattgatgatgtttgttgtcagcacattcaactttgtacagaacaaagtcagtcattttctaccacgtattccatagtgggtcgcagggaagctggtgcctatctccagcagtctgtgggtgagaggcagggtacaatggacaagtcaccagtccatcacagggcaacacacaaacaaccatgcacacactcaatcatacacttaagggcaactgtgtgaccaattaacctaacaggcatgtctttggactgtgggaggaagctggagtacccggtgagaacccacacatgcacagggagaacatgtaaattccatgcagaaggaCCCCCGGCCATgtgttgaacccaggaccttcttgctgcaaggcaacagtgctaccaactgcaccaccgtgcagcccacagaacaaagtattcaatgagaatatttcattcattcacatctaggatgtgttatttgagtgttccctttatttttttgagctgtgtaTATATGGTCGCTGAGACACTGCACTCAGCAAATCAACCATGAACTCttctatataaaaaaatattatagagtcaaatgtgaggctATCTGTCAGACAGCAGAACTTTGCATACTGGAATGTACCAAGTTTGGTTTCTTATCCAAACTGGGTTATGAAAATGGAGAATGACtccaaacacagcaacaaatctgcagcagaatgactgaaaacaaatgaataaaggTGTTCTGTAGAAGTTTACACTTCAGTTTGATGGAAATGTTGTGGTGTGACCTTAAGAGAGCTATAAGAGAGCCTGCAAACCTAAATGCTGCATGAATATTTACTCACAATTTCTCAGGAATGTGAGAAACTGACAACCTCAAGCAATTGCTGCTAAAGGTGGATTATGTTTTAGTATTCATGTGTGTAGCTTTCGGTAAGGCTCAAATTCTTTCTCATTCCATCTGGACTATGACCAGTTCAATCTCAAAATACTGGCTACGGTTAAGAGTTTTTACTTTCATGTCAAACCCGACTCGCATACAGGATCTCAGCTGCAAATTTACTGTTTAAATTCTAACATAAATGACTTCCTACAAGTGCTCCTTCTCCCTGGCTGATGTTCTCAAATCGTTCTTTGAATTGAgcattatgttaaaaaaaaatttgaatgagGAAGAAATTCAACTTACCTAAAATGTGctaaaaaacacattaacacTAAAATTAGCTGATGTTGATCATTCCAAGATTTTAGagtaatttctttttctttttttaaagtaatttgcTTCTGTATGTTTAATCTGAAAATTTGccttacattttaatttggtcATTTGCGCCCGTTAGCATTCCTGAGTTAAATCCCAGATTCATGGCGCAGGTTAGGTTTCCATTTCTGAATGAAATCAATGCCAATTCAAGCCCATTGCAATAAAAATTCTGTTAACATATCATTCATCACAAAATTTTCTTACAAATGAGGCTTAAAACAAACACCGGGGCCTCGTCATCACATGCTTGCGGTTCCTTTGTCCACCTTAAACGTCACTACCCCAAAGTAAAATAGCGATCGCAGCAAACTTGTATCACACTTCTATACCATTTAATTCTGTGGGAGGCAGGTTCTGACTCACAGATCCAGAAAGTACCATCTTCTCAAATGTTACAACAGTCATATGAGCCTTTATAGAGGCAATCTAAAGAGGttctaaaactaaaacagacatttatgcACCCATGGTAAAGgtgtctaaaatatattaagctTTTCTTACACTGAAAGCTTTATTCTCATGACATTTACTAGCTTGTAGCAACCAATGATGTCAGAATGCCCAATAACATCTGGCAGTAACATCAGCTTGGCCCTTTGACATGAAATAAAGCCAATAATGTAATCAATTACATTACTCATTGGCATTGTAACAAACAGGACAGCTTCTCTTGAAAATATAGTGTAGAATACTGGTAGTCTTCCCATTCACATTTTTAAGGAAACTCTCTCCTTAATGTTGGTAAGAGCCAATTTGAGAATTCTTTGtcataaaaaatttgaatatttttcatttgttttgcttatatgaatttatttcagtacaaagaaatattttattagttaTGGTGAAGTTGGTTTGGTAGGTAGACCTGCTAGAATCCAGGAACAGAATGTTTAATGTGACCTGCATGTGTCACACAATCATTACAATTTCAAACTATTTTTACTGCTAATGTAATAACAAGTTAGTAACTTATATTGGCAATATTTTATGTTATTGGctcagaaacatttttacattactGGTTGTTATTAATTATTGGTGGAAAAACATCATGCCCAGTTAACcacggtggaggatctgtgatgccgTGGGCCCGTTTCTTTTCTGAAGGCCCTGGGAATCTTGGCACACTGAATGGTATCATGAACTCActgaaacacaaagatacttTAAAACTGAAATCGGTTGTCACTcggtttttaaacacaggaaGGATTCAAAACATATGTTCGAATCTACATGAAAATGGTTCATCAGAAGTAAAAGCAACCATCTTCTATGGGAATCTCAACCCCTGTAGAAACCAGCAGGGTGAACTGAGGAGAACACAGGAGAGAACCCTGGAGTATGATCAGTCTAATCCAGGCGTGCCTGAgggctactatcctgcaacctttacatgcatcccttctccaacataCCTAAATCAGAGGAATGActcattaccaggcctctgcagagttGATCGACTGAACGCTTATGAGGGAATTCAGCAATTGGATTCAGATGGGTTGGAGGGATGcatttaaaagttgcaggacagtagctcttgaggactggacATGGGTGCCCCGATCTAAAGCCTGTATGTTCCACTAACCTGGATTTTGCTGCTTTGCAGAACGTCTTTACCTCCAACTTTGCATTATGGACAAATACCAATTTCCAGGAAGAATTTAAGAAACTTACAATAAGCATGAAGCAAGAAtgatttttgtccttttgtaaACCAAGCCACCGGTAAAGCATCTGGCTCTGTGAAAATCACAATTACAGCACTTTATTATTCTTAAACGCttaagtgaaaaataaaataataataataataaaacaaaaacatgtacaCACAATTCAGAACACAATTCTGTCTTctggaagcaaaacaaaaagcttcCTTGCCAGTATCCTGGTTACTGTCCCGTCTTGTGGGTCAACTTGTTACGGTGGAAACAGAAACAAGCACAGTATAGTCAAAACTGATAAGCATCAGGCGCCAAAAATGGGTGAAATGATGCTTAATGccaacagaaaaacagagcGATGTTGCtgtctgcaaaaaaataaaaaataaaatgaaaataaaataaaataataaaatctacttaagagaaaaacaaatgttcatttcatttatatatatttatttggccaaaaaactaattttgttaaaaaataaacataaaaataccaATCCACAAAAGCAACACCTATTTTTAAGCATAGCAATGGAGAACATATGAGGCTACCTTAAACACGGGGTGATAGCAAATATTTAAGGATACATGTACAGCAACATGTTTAAAAGACTGTACAAATTTACACTCCGTCTTAGTATACCTACATGAAAAATGGTGGATTATATCAGTCAGTTTAAAAGGATTTACCTCAAAACAACGCTTCAGGTATACTGAGAAGTTCAGTGGCTAAATCAGTGTTAATAACTTCTTATCTCAAAGTAATACAGAATATAGAaggcaaaaacctttttttccatctttgttTGGTGTAACTTAACCGTCTTTGCATCACCCCTGTAGCTTTTAGATGCTCGCTGAGTCCTGCTTTCTAACATCAATGGATGGCTTTTTTTAAGTTGACTCATCTGCTTTACCTCTGTCACCCAGTGTAGCTGTCCTTCAGTTCAGGTGAGGCAGATTTATCGGTGTGATCACATCCTGATGCAGTCAGGATTGCTGTTTGCCCAGCTGGGCTCCGTCTCGCTGGCTTCTTGCGGATGAAGGGACAAACTTTGGGATGATGATGGGTAGAGTGTCTCTCCCTGAGCTCTCAGTGGTGCCAAAGCCATTCTCTACATGTGCCCCTTCCTCatcaacatcatcatcatcatcatcgtcgtcatcatcatcatcatcttcgtCATCATCATCTGACATGTCATCCAGATCTGAAACCATCTTGAGGTCTGTCCTTGGCTCCAGTTTCTCTTTAGCTCCAGTGAGCGGCTGGTTGCCATGGATATGTGTCGCTTCGCCTGCTTCCTTGTCATCCCTCTGCTGCTCTTCCTCATCACTATCAGAGTCAATGGAAATGGGCTCAGAGAGGTCTAGAGGCATTTTCTGTGGTAAGGTGCTGCTGATTGTCTTGGTTTGGTCTCTGCTGACAGTACTTGGTTTGGAAACAGGCAGCGCTGTGTTTGTCCCTTCCTTGTTCCCCGCCGACTTGCCCTCTTGTAGCTGCTTAACTCCACCATTAGCAGCCATGAGTTGCCTGTGTCTCTGGAGAGCGTGTTCTGATACCCCCATACGTGTCCTGGAAGTCCGCTGTTTGCCGTGTCCACCTTCGTATGTGCCCTCCTTGTCAAACTCCAATTCGTGATCAAGTTTACTGAGGTCGTGCATGCTGAATCCCAGCAACACACTGGGCCGCTGGCTTTCACACTCCTGTATGCATTTTCTCCTTGTATTGACAAAGTGGCCGGAGATGTCAGATTTCCACAGCCAAAGGCTAGACGCCAGCTTGTCCATCTCTCGCTGGGTGGGATATGGCGCCCGATTGAAATATTGCGTCAGGAAAGCCTTCCTGGCCTCATACGGCTTGTTTTCCTGACCTTTGGGATCAAGAGCCAGAACTACAGGTTCGTCTGGATCTTCTTCAAAATCAGATGGACCATTTATATCCCGAGGGTGGGCCCTTTCTCCGGGAGGTCCCGGCCTCCTTCGCTTTGGTGCGCTGGTGTCAGAGCTGTCAAAAGTGGGCCGTTTGAGGGCGCTGCTCTGGGACTGGCTGACCCGAGAAGAATGAGTGACCCGGCTGTCCTGTCCATTCTGTGACTTCCCCACTCCTCGACAGTGTACCAAGTGGAGAGTAATGGTAGACGCAGTCATGTTACTTGTATAAACCCCTAAGCAGTGAATACACTTATAAGTCAGCTTCTTTTCTACAGGATGAACGGTCTGAATCACCTGGTGCCTCTCTCTCAGATGGTGGGCCAAGGAATCTGAGATTGGACCCTTGAGGATGGAAAAGCAGAGAGGACACAGAGTCTTTCCGACATCTCTCTTATAGGGCACAGACGCTTGTGGGGCAGACTTGATTGGAGGAACATCAGGGAGCCCTGATGGTGTTTTGGGTGGCTGCTGAGGCATCAACCTCTTGCCTGATAATAGAGAAGCAGACAGAGTTGATGAGATAGAGGAGGTACTGTTCTGAGCGTGGAATGCCACAGACTCTTCAGGGGCATCTCTCATGTTGTATGTAGTGACAATCAACTGAACATTTTTGGGGTTTCCCTGCTGCAAAGTGAGGTCAAAGGTCAGGGGAGAGTCTGTGCGAGGGCCGACCCTCTCCTCCGGATGCGACAGCCGCATGTGGGCAACCATCTTCTCCACGTCATTGAAGGTTGCCCGACAGTATGGGCAGGAGAGACCATGGATCAGCATGTGGTTTAACAGAGTGTCACTGGGGAGATAGCGGTTGCAGTACAGACACTTGCTGGTGAAGTTGTGAATCTTCATGATGTAGTTTGCCACGGCAGGCACCTTCTCCGCTTTGTGCTCTTTCTcaaagtgagagctgtagacgTTCTCTGGGAACAGCTCGTTGCAGATGGTACAGATTTTCCACTTCTGGGTGTAGGATGTGCCGAGAACAGAGGAGCCACCTTTCTTTGCTGTGACAGAGGCTACCGTGGTGGCAGCTGCCTGAACACGCGAACCCAGAGAGTTGGATTTGAGTGAGGAAGAAGCACCGGCCACCAGCGGGCTCCGCAGGTTACTAGCAGAGAtgagctgctttgctgcatgtgACTGCAGCGGCACAGATACCTGGGCATTCCCTGGCAGGGTTGCCCTGACTTGGTGGTTACCCAGAGAGAACGGCTGAGTGCTCCCAGCCTTTAACCCTAGAGGATCGTGTTTTAATCCAGCTAGAAAACTATGGGAGTTAAAGCCAGCCTTtgatgcagctgcagcagcagcagcagcagcggcagCAGCTCGACTCAGCTGCTGTGAAGCAGGAGACCTTGGAGTGGCCATCACTGCTCCCTTTGGGCCCATCCCGATAATGGTCTTGTCTCCTTGAGCTTTGGGAGGGAACATAACAATTGGTTTGGGTCGGGGGACGATCACACTGGTGTGGCCAATCATGGCAGTGACCTGATAGCCAATCCTCTCATGGTCCTCGATGACGTGCTGGACCAGCGCCTCATAGGTCCGGGGAACAAAGAGACACTTCTTGCAGTGGATTTGGTTGCTGTTAACACTGTGTGTGTTATTACTCTCTGCCGTGCCGCCATTGTGACTGTTTGCTTTCTCTCCTGGTTTTACGATGTAAGGATGGGCCACTTGTTGAAAGTGTTCCCGGTAGATGTGCTTTCGCACAACATTGTATAAAGGGTCCCTGTAGGTGCACTTCTTGCAGTAGTAAACCGCCTGTTCCACATTGTCCCCTGTCCTCTTCAGGAAACTGTCCTTCATCATGATCCCACCAGCTCCCGCCCCCATGCCACCGGGCCCCTGCCGCACGCTGTTATTAGGAATGTGGAAGAGTTTAATGTGTGTTTCCAGAGTCTTTTTGTTGCCGTTGAAAGTGCAGTAGGGGCAGTTGAGCAGAATGTTGTTCTCGAAGTCCTCGCTGTGGACGTTGCGGAAGTGGCTCTTGTATGCTGAGAAATACTTGGATGAAAATAAGCAGCCAGAGCAGCAGAAAGGCTTTGATCTGTAGTCCTGGAGacacagatgagaaaaaaacaagttactCTAAcagagaaaatagaaaataacagCATAACCCCAATGTACAGCAAAACATCTGTTCCATCTGCATGTTTCACCCACCTGGACTTTGGTATGGGATGGTTCCCACATGCACACATCTTCCCAGGTTGTGTGCTTAATATACACCTCAGGGGGGTTAAAATCTTTAAAGTCCTAACGAATAAGAGACAGAATAATACATGATCATGGTAGCTTTGCACAATACATTGAATCACAATAGTTATCATCCATCAACGTGTGCCATATCACTGCTTGGGTGCAACGATTGGTTGGATATAATATTTCTAGTGTTCTGCATATCTAGAATACGTTTGGGTCAGATGAATGGACTCCATCTTCCCTTAACCCCCCAACACCAGGAGTATTTCTGTAGTGGCTGAGTTGTTGTATGCTCaacaaataaaagtgttttgaaAATGAGGATTAATCATAACTGATCAAATTATTGCAgttttcatcaaaaaaaaaaaaaaaaaaaaaagaataaaaggcaattaaatattttcttgacaTCGTTAAGGTCTGGATCCCAGCGTCAAggcagcagcatcagaaccagggagttaaaaaagctcaacaagctaataaagtacttttgaattgaattacaagCATGGGATCAGAAATGAGGAAACAAGGACAGTGACTGTTGAAAATAATTCATAACAGGATTTATTACAATAACACATTATGCAAAGTTTTCAGTCACAATATTCATTTTACATTTCCctatactttacacagtttgcCATTCTTTAGAAGTACATGTTACCGCACTTTATTAATATAGAAAATAGCTTGTCAGTTTTTACTGTTTAAATGAATTTTTAGTGTTGATTTAAAGATTCATTTAATTGTCAATTGTAACTGCCATGTTTGAGCGAGTGAAAAG
This DNA window, taken from Girardinichthys multiradiatus isolate DD_20200921_A chromosome 1, DD_fGirMul_XY1, whole genome shotgun sequence, encodes the following:
- the adnpb gene encoding activity-dependent neuroprotector homeobox b, which gives rise to MFQLPVNNLTSLRKARKNVKKVLGDIGLEFCRDHLQDFKDFNPPEVYIKHTTWEDVCMWEPSHTKVQDYRSKPFCCSGCLFSSKYFSAYKSHFRNVHSEDFENNILLNCPYCTFNGNKKTLETHIKLFHIPNNSVRQGPGGMGAGAGGIMMKDSFLKRTGDNVEQAVYYCKKCTYRDPLYNVVRKHIYREHFQQVAHPYIVKPGEKANSHNGGTAESNNTHSVNSNQIHCKKCLFVPRTYEALVQHVIEDHERIGYQVTAMIGHTSVIVPRPKPIVMFPPKAQGDKTIIGMGPKGAVMATPRSPASQQLSRAAAAAAAAAAAASKAGFNSHSFLAGLKHDPLGLKAGSTQPFSLGNHQVRATLPGNAQVSVPLQSHAAKQLISASNLRSPLVAGASSSLKSNSLGSRVQAAATTVASVTAKKGGSSVLGTSYTQKWKICTICNELFPENVYSSHFEKEHKAEKVPAVANYIMKIHNFTSKCLYCNRYLPSDTLLNHMLIHGLSCPYCRATFNDVEKMVAHMRLSHPEERVGPRTDSPLTFDLTLQQGNPKNVQLIVTTYNMRDAPEESVAFHAQNSTSSISSTLSASLLSGKRLMPQQPPKTPSGLPDVPPIKSAPQASVPYKRDVGKTLCPLCFSILKGPISDSLAHHLRERHQVIQTVHPVEKKLTYKCIHCLGVYTSNMTASTITLHLVHCRGVGKSQNGQDSRVTHSSRVSQSQSSALKRPTFDSSDTSAPKRRRPGPPGERAHPRDINGPSDFEEDPDEPVVLALDPKGQENKPYEARKAFLTQYFNRAPYPTQREMDKLASSLWLWKSDISGHFVNTRRKCIQECESQRPSVLLGFSMHDLSKLDHELEFDKEGTYEGGHGKQRTSRTRMGVSEHALQRHRQLMAANGGVKQLQEGKSAGNKEGTNTALPVSKPSTVSRDQTKTISSTLPQKMPLDLSEPISIDSDSDEEEQQRDDKEAGEATHIHGNQPLTGAKEKLEPRTDLKMVSDLDDMSDDDDEDDDDDDDDDDDDDVDEEGAHVENGFGTTESSGRDTLPIIIPKFVPSSARSQRDGAQLGKQQS